From one Silurus meridionalis isolate SWU-2019-XX chromosome 23, ASM1480568v1, whole genome shotgun sequence genomic stretch:
- the LOC124376821 gene encoding uncharacterized protein LOC124376821 isoform X2 has product MEILDQGTDHVTSPSKDCKLQREKSHSPVPSCVSMKSDASMHHPLGFSTGISSPGHSELQREKSHSPVPSCVSMKSDASMHHPLGFSTGISSPGHSKLQREKSHSPVPSCVSMKSDASMHHPLGFSTGISSPGHSVLQKAGDRREKFITATGHDTESTAADEFQKLFKFNLMKKFQCLYGLMLKQENRTLLNEIYTELYITEETVETSIKNMR; this is encoded by the exons ATGGAGATCCTTGATCAGGGCacagatcatgtgacctcaccctcaaaagactg taaactacagagagagaaatcacactcaccagtgcccagctgtgtctccatgaagagtgatgcATCTATGCATCATCCTCTGGGATTTAGCACTGGAATCTCCTCACCTGgacacag tgaactacagagagagaaatcacactcaccagtgcccagctgtgtctccatgaagagtgatgcGTCTATGCATCATCCTTTGGGATTTAGCACTGGAATCTCCTCACCTGgacacag taaactacagagagagaaatcacactcaccagtgcccagctgtgtctccatgaagagtgatgcGTCTATGCATCATCCTTTGGGATTTAGCACTGGAATCTCCTCACCTGgacacag TGTTCTAcagaaggcaggagacagaagagagaagttcatcacagctacagg acacgacacagaatccactgctgcagatgaattTCAGAAGTTGTTCAAGTTCAATCTGATGaagaagtttcagtgtttgtatggattgatgctaaagcaggaaaaccgaacactcctgaatgagatctacacagagctctacatcacagaggagacagtggagacgtcaataaagaacatgaggtga
- the LOC124376821 gene encoding uncharacterized protein LOC124376821 isoform X1, giving the protein MEILDQGTDHVTSPSKDCKLQREKSHSPVPSCVSMKSDASMHHPLGFSTGISSPGHSELQREKSHSPVPSCVSMKSDASMHHPLGFSTGISSPGHSKLQREKSHSPVPSCVSMKSDASMHHPLGFSTGISSPGHRINVRKTHTHNVCGRSAFSVSDPPATHHVLQKAGDRREKFITATGHDTESTAADEFQKLFKFNLMKKFQCLYGLMLKQENRTLLNEIYTELYITEETVETSIKNMR; this is encoded by the exons ATGGAGATCCTTGATCAGGGCacagatcatgtgacctcaccctcaaaagactg taaactacagagagagaaatcacactcaccagtgcccagctgtgtctccatgaagagtgatgcATCTATGCATCATCCTCTGGGATTTAGCACTGGAATCTCCTCACCTGgacacag tgaactacagagagagaaatcacactcaccagtgcccagctgtgtctccatgaagagtgatgcGTCTATGCATCATCCTTTGGGATTTAGCACTGGAATCTCCTCACCTGgacacag taaactacagagagagaaatcacactcaccagtgcccagctgtgtctccatgaagagtgatgcGTCTATGCATCATCCTTTGGGATTTAGCACTGGAATCTCCTCACCTGgacacag aataaatgtgagaaagacacacacacacaatgtctgtGGACGTTCagctttctctgtctctgaccCTCCAGCCACACACCA TGTTCTAcagaaggcaggagacagaagagagaagttcatcacagctacagg acacgacacagaatccactgctgcagatgaattTCAGAAGTTGTTCAAGTTCAATCTGATGaagaagtttcagtgtttgtatggattgatgctaaagcaggaaaaccgaacactcctgaatgagatctacacagagctctacatcacagaggagacagtggagacgtcaataaagaacatgaggtga